The proteins below are encoded in one region of Aeromonas veronii:
- a CDS encoding gluconokinase: protein MAGKSIIVMGVCGSGKSSVGLRVAEILGAKFIDGDDLHPRANIQKMAGGNPLNDEDRAPWLERIRDAAYSLEQKNEVGVIVCSALKRQYRDQIRDGNESVHFLFLDGDQPLILERMRARKGHFMRESMVQSQFDTLERPDGEAGVFHIDIDGTFDLVVDRAVTALEQAL, encoded by the coding sequence ATGGCGGGCAAGAGCATTATCGTGATGGGTGTGTGTGGTAGCGGCAAATCCAGCGTCGGCCTTCGGGTGGCTGAAATCCTCGGTGCCAAGTTCATCGACGGTGATGACCTGCACCCCCGCGCCAATATCCAGAAGATGGCGGGGGGCAATCCCCTCAACGACGAGGACCGCGCCCCCTGGCTTGAGCGGATCCGTGATGCGGCCTACAGCCTGGAGCAGAAGAACGAGGTGGGCGTGATCGTCTGCTCCGCCCTCAAGCGCCAGTACCGGGATCAGATCCGCGACGGCAACGAATCTGTGCACTTCCTGTTCCTCGACGGCGACCAGCCCCTGATCCTGGAACGGATGCGTGCCCGCAAGGGCCACTTCATGCGAGAGAGCATGGTACAAAGCCAGTTTGATACTCTGGAGCGCCCAGATGGCGAGGCCGGGGTATTCCACATCGATATAGACGGGACCTTCGATCTGGTGGTCGATCGGGCCGTCACGGCACTGGAGCAGGCCCTGTGA
- a CDS encoding bifunctional 4-hydroxy-2-oxoglutarate aldolase/2-dehydro-3-deoxy-phosphogluconate aldolase, whose product MQNWKVTPAEVFAASPLVPVMVINELDQALPMAKALLAGGISVFEITLRTPVALDAIALIAREMPEAMVGAGTVLNSAQFDAAVAAGARFVISPGMTPALLAHAAKSTAPLIPGVATPSEVMQALEAGYDHLKFFPAEANGGTKALSAIAAPLPQVKFCPTGGIGPKNVADYLALKCVATVGGSWMLPAEAVKAGNWDEVTRLSREAVELVKR is encoded by the coding sequence ATGCAAAACTGGAAAGTGACTCCCGCCGAGGTGTTTGCCGCCTCCCCGCTGGTGCCCGTGATGGTCATCAATGAGCTGGATCAGGCCCTGCCCATGGCCAAGGCCCTGCTGGCCGGTGGCATCTCGGTCTTCGAGATCACCCTGCGTACCCCGGTGGCGCTGGATGCCATCGCCCTCATCGCCCGTGAGATGCCGGAAGCCATGGTGGGGGCGGGGACTGTGCTCAACAGCGCCCAGTTCGATGCCGCCGTGGCCGCCGGTGCCCGCTTCGTCATCTCCCCGGGCATGACCCCGGCCCTGCTGGCCCATGCGGCCAAGAGCACGGCGCCGCTGATCCCCGGGGTAGCCACCCCGTCCGAGGTGATGCAGGCGCTGGAAGCCGGGTACGATCACCTGAAGTTCTTCCCGGCCGAGGCCAACGGCGGCACCAAGGCGCTGTCCGCCATCGCCGCCCCCCTGCCCCAGGTCAAGTTCTGCCCGACCGGCGGCATCGGCCCGAAAAACGTGGCCGACTATCTGGCTCTGAAATGTGTCGCCACCGTTGGCGGCTCCTGGATGCTGCCGGCAGAGGCCGTCAAGGCCGGCAACTGGGATGAGGTGACCCGCCTGTCCCGTGAAGCGGTTGAATTGGTTAAACGCTAA
- the secB gene encoding protein-export chaperone SecB has protein sequence MADEINNQEVQPEFHIQRVYTKDVSFEAPNTPHIFQKEWQPDVKLDMDTKTNVLADGVYEVVLTLTVTCKLETETAFLCEVQQAGIFTIGNLPEPQLAHCLAAFCPNILFPYAREAVANLVSKGSFPQLNLAPVNFDALFAQHMAQAQAQQAAAEA, from the coding sequence ATGGCTGACGAAATCAACAACCAGGAAGTACAACCGGAATTCCACATCCAGCGTGTCTACACCAAGGATGTCTCTTTCGAAGCACCGAACACCCCGCACATCTTCCAGAAAGAGTGGCAACCGGACGTCAAGCTGGACATGGACACCAAGACCAACGTCCTGGCCGACGGCGTGTACGAAGTGGTGTTGACCCTGACCGTGACCTGCAAGCTGGAAACCGAGACCGCCTTCCTGTGCGAAGTGCAGCAGGCCGGTATCTTCACCATCGGCAACCTGCCGGAACCCCAGCTGGCTCACTGCCTGGCGGCCTTCTGCCCGAACATTCTGTTCCCGTATGCCCGTGAAGCAGTGGCTAATCTGGTGAGCAAGGGTTCCTTCCCGCAGCTGAACCTGGCACCGGTCAACTTCGATGCCCTGTTTGCCCAGCACATGGCGCAAGCACAGGCCCAGCAGGCGGCTGCGGAAGCCTGA
- a CDS encoding Qnr family pentapeptide repeat protein codes for MIKGKSFNGKRFEQQEVDDEDFSDCRFIDCNFSWLDLSESRFVDCSFYDREHEQGCQLQGCDLREASFLRCDLTLADLSRSQCLGLEMRDCQAMGINFANASFANQITRKSYFCEAHLTGNNFSYGNFEGCLLEQCELGGNRWQGANLLGASLAGSDLGGSAFGQIDWTSFNLQGCDLRQCDLPGLDLRRVNLEGVKISEEQQQGLLEQIGLIVFP; via the coding sequence TTGATAAAGGGCAAGAGCTTCAACGGGAAACGGTTCGAACAGCAGGAGGTGGACGATGAAGATTTCAGCGATTGCCGCTTCATCGACTGCAACTTCTCCTGGCTGGATCTGAGCGAGAGCCGCTTCGTCGACTGCAGTTTCTACGACAGGGAGCACGAACAGGGTTGTCAGCTGCAGGGCTGCGATCTGCGGGAAGCCAGCTTCCTGCGCTGTGACCTCACCCTGGCCGACCTGAGCCGCAGCCAGTGTCTGGGGCTGGAGATGCGAGATTGCCAGGCCATGGGCATCAACTTCGCCAACGCCAGCTTTGCCAACCAGATCACCCGGAAGAGCTACTTCTGCGAGGCGCACCTGACCGGCAACAACTTCAGCTACGGCAACTTCGAGGGCTGCCTGCTGGAGCAGTGCGAACTCGGTGGCAACCGCTGGCAGGGGGCCAATCTGCTGGGGGCCTCCCTCGCGGGATCCGATCTCGGCGGCTCAGCCTTCGGACAGATAGACTGGACCAGCTTCAACCTGCAGGGCTGCGATCTGCGCCAGTGCGATCTGCCGGGTCTGGATCTGCGGCGGGTCAATCTGGAGGGGGTAAAGATCAGCGAGGAGCAGCAGCAGGGCTTGCTGGAGCAGATAGGCCTGATCGTCTTCCCCTAA
- the gntU gene encoding gluconate transporter, with amino-acid sequence MSDLSLIMTAAGSIVLLLFLVMKARLHAVVSLILVSMVAGLAAGMNPAEIATTIQKGMGGTLGFVAVVVALGAMFGKVMEVTGALDRVAHTLLGTFGVKRASWAMTLTGFVCALPLFFDVAVVLLIGVAFAIVRRGGGSVVKIGIALLAGIATCQAFLIPAPGPILVASQLGADFGYMILFGLIAAIPAMILAGPLFGQLISKVVDVPLPADAQNSVHDDSKTLPSFGLAMGLIGLPLLLIGLKTIVSRFVEAGSTLHDWLEFIGHPFTAIMVACLAAFYLLGVRRGMSRDEVMNICNSAIQPAGVIILVTGAGGVFKQVLVDSGVGAALGNTLADSGLPIVALAFILAAAVRVIQGSATVAMLTACGLVLPMLEPLGLSGAQLATITIAIGGGAIVLSHVNDSGFWLANRYLGLSEKQTLQTWTVMETIIGTTGGIVAMIIYSFL; translated from the coding sequence ATGTCAGACCTCTCCCTGATCATGACGGCCGCCGGCTCCATCGTGCTGCTGCTCTTTCTGGTGATGAAGGCCCGCCTGCACGCCGTCGTCTCCCTCATCTTGGTCTCCATGGTCGCCGGCCTCGCCGCCGGCATGAACCCGGCCGAGATCGCCACCACCATCCAGAAAGGGATGGGGGGCACTCTCGGCTTCGTTGCCGTGGTCGTGGCCCTTGGCGCCATGTTCGGCAAGGTGATGGAAGTGACCGGTGCCCTCGACCGGGTTGCCCACACCCTGCTCGGCACCTTCGGCGTCAAGCGCGCCAGCTGGGCCATGACCCTCACCGGCTTTGTCTGCGCCCTGCCCCTGTTCTTCGACGTGGCCGTGGTGCTGCTGATCGGCGTCGCCTTCGCCATCGTCCGCCGTGGCGGCGGCAGCGTGGTGAAGATCGGCATCGCCCTGCTGGCGGGCATCGCCACCTGCCAGGCCTTCCTGATCCCGGCGCCCGGCCCCATCCTGGTGGCCTCCCAGCTGGGTGCCGACTTCGGTTACATGATCCTGTTCGGCCTCATCGCCGCCATTCCGGCCATGATCCTGGCGGGCCCGCTGTTTGGCCAGCTGATCAGCAAGGTGGTGGATGTCCCCCTCCCCGCCGATGCCCAGAACAGCGTGCACGACGACAGCAAGACCCTGCCCTCCTTCGGGCTGGCCATGGGCCTCATCGGCCTGCCGCTGCTGTTGATCGGCCTCAAGACCATCGTCAGCCGCTTCGTGGAGGCAGGTTCCACCTTGCACGACTGGCTGGAGTTCATCGGCCACCCCTTCACCGCCATCATGGTCGCCTGTCTGGCCGCCTTCTATCTGCTGGGGGTGCGTCGCGGCATGTCCCGTGACGAGGTGATGAACATCTGCAACAGCGCCATCCAGCCTGCCGGCGTCATCATCCTGGTGACCGGTGCCGGTGGCGTCTTCAAGCAGGTACTGGTGGACTCCGGTGTCGGCGCCGCCCTCGGCAATACCCTGGCGGACTCCGGCCTGCCCATAGTCGCGCTGGCCTTCATCCTGGCCGCCGCGGTGCGGGTCATCCAGGGCTCGGCCACCGTCGCCATGCTGACCGCCTGCGGCCTGGTGCTGCCGATGCTGGAACCCCTCGGCCTGAGCGGTGCCCAGCTGGCCACCATCACCATCGCCATCGGTGGCGGCGCCATCGTGCTGTCCCACGTCAACGACTCCGGCTTCTGGCTGGCCAACCGCTACCTCGGCCTCAGCGAGAAGCAGACCCTGCAAACCTGGACCGTGATGGAAACCATCATTGGGACCACGGGCGGGATCGTGGCGATGATCATCTACAGTTTCCTGTAA
- the gpmM gene encoding 2,3-bisphosphoglycerate-independent phosphoglycerate mutase, whose translation MSTAKKPLVLVIMDGWGYSTKQEYNAVAAAKTPNLDRLARDYTSTLISGSGLDVGLPDGQMGNSEVGHVNIGAGRIVYQELTRISKEIQDGDFFQNVELAKAVDGAVTKGKAVHIMGLMSPGGVHSHEEHIMGMIEMAAKRGAEQIYFHAFLDGRDVPPRSAQSSIELFDALFAKLGKGRFASMIGRYYSMDRDNRWDRVQQAYDLMTQGKAEFTADSATEALANAYARDENDEFVKATRIGAAAPMQDGDALIFMNFRADRAREITRAFVDSDFTGFARAATPALNFVMLTEYAADIKTACAYPPTALVNTLGEWLAKQGKTQLRISETEKYAHVTFFFNGGEEDCFTGEDREIVASPKVATYDLQPEMSSGELTDKLVGAIKSGKYDVIICNYPNGDMVGHTGVFDAAVKACEAVDHCIGRVTEALAEVGGECLITADHGNAEKMMDEETGQAHTAHTNLPVPLIYFGRKAEVVEGGKLSDLAPTMLTLMGLPVPPEMTGKPLMILK comes from the coding sequence ATGTCAACAGCTAAGAAACCGTTGGTTCTGGTCATCATGGACGGTTGGGGCTACAGCACCAAGCAAGAGTACAACGCCGTCGCTGCCGCCAAGACCCCCAACCTCGACCGCCTCGCCCGTGACTACACCAGCACCCTGATCTCCGGCTCCGGCCTGGACGTGGGTCTGCCCGATGGCCAGATGGGCAACTCCGAAGTGGGTCACGTCAACATCGGCGCCGGTCGCATCGTCTACCAGGAACTGACCCGCATCTCCAAGGAGATCCAGGACGGCGACTTCTTCCAGAATGTCGAGCTGGCCAAGGCTGTTGACGGCGCCGTGACCAAGGGCAAGGCCGTGCACATCATGGGCCTGATGTCCCCGGGTGGCGTCCACAGCCACGAAGAGCACATCATGGGCATGATCGAGATGGCCGCCAAGCGTGGCGCCGAGCAGATCTACTTCCACGCCTTCCTGGATGGCCGTGACGTGCCGCCGCGCTCCGCCCAGTCCTCCATCGAGCTGTTCGACGCCCTGTTCGCCAAGCTCGGCAAGGGTCGCTTCGCCTCCATGATCGGTCGTTACTACTCCATGGACCGTGACAACCGCTGGGATCGCGTGCAGCAAGCCTATGACCTGATGACCCAGGGCAAGGCCGAGTTCACCGCCGACAGCGCCACCGAAGCCCTGGCCAACGCCTATGCCCGCGACGAGAACGACGAGTTCGTCAAGGCCACCCGCATCGGTGCCGCCGCGCCCATGCAGGATGGCGATGCACTGATCTTCATGAACTTCCGTGCCGACCGCGCCCGCGAGATCACCCGCGCCTTCGTCGACAGCGACTTCACCGGCTTCGCCCGCGCCGCAACGCCTGCCCTGAACTTCGTGATGCTGACCGAGTACGCGGCCGACATCAAGACCGCCTGCGCCTACCCGCCCACCGCCCTGGTCAACACCCTGGGTGAATGGCTGGCCAAGCAGGGCAAGACCCAGCTGCGTATCTCCGAAACCGAGAAGTACGCCCACGTCACCTTCTTCTTCAACGGTGGCGAAGAGGATTGCTTCACCGGTGAAGATCGCGAGATCGTCGCCAGTCCGAAAGTGGCCACCTACGATCTGCAGCCGGAGATGAGCTCGGGCGAGCTGACCGACAAGCTGGTCGGCGCCATCAAGAGCGGCAAGTACGACGTCATCATCTGCAACTACCCGAACGGCGACATGGTCGGCCATACCGGTGTGTTCGATGCGGCCGTCAAGGCCTGTGAAGCGGTCGACCACTGCATCGGTCGCGTCACCGAGGCCCTGGCCGAAGTGGGTGGCGAATGCCTCATCACCGCCGACCACGGCAACGCCGAGAAGATGATGGACGAAGAGACTGGTCAGGCCCACACAGCCCACACCAATCTGCCGGTTCCCCTCATCTACTTCGGTCGCAAAGCCGAGGTGGTCGAAGGCGGCAAACTGTCCGATCTGGCCCCCACCATGCTGACCCTCATGGGTCTGCCGGTGCCGCCGGAAATGACTGGCAAGCCCCTGATGATTCTGAAATAA
- a CDS encoding substrate-binding domain-containing protein has translation MNDTRKRRPTLQDIADLTGVTKMTVSRYLRDPQAVAEGTRERVAAAVETLGYIPNRAPEILSNATSKAIGILIPSLSNQVFSAVVHGIESVTRPAGYQTLLAHYGYSPLREEEQVASLLSYNVDGLILSDSQHTERTRKMIATAGIPVVETMDLPQDPIDMVVGMDHRAAARAMVTEMLRRGRRKVVYLGARLDVRTQLRMEGYYQAMNEAGLEGRHLLTEQSSTFTLGGQLLDQALVRYPDLDGLFCTNDDLAVGALLQCQAKWIPVPQQVAIAGSNALDIGHAMTPKLASIVTPRQEIGREAAAMLLARLSGQPHPENRRDMGFSLYEGESLG, from the coding sequence ATGAACGATACCCGCAAGCGCCGCCCTACCCTGCAAGACATCGCCGATCTGACCGGGGTGACCAAGATGACCGTCAGCCGCTATCTGAGGGATCCCCAGGCCGTGGCCGAGGGCACTCGCGAGCGGGTCGCCGCCGCGGTGGAGACCCTGGGCTACATCCCGAACCGGGCACCAGAGATCCTCTCCAACGCCACCAGCAAGGCCATCGGCATCCTGATCCCCTCCCTCTCCAACCAGGTCTTCTCCGCCGTGGTGCACGGCATCGAATCGGTGACCCGTCCCGCCGGCTACCAGACCCTGCTGGCCCACTACGGCTACAGCCCGCTGCGAGAAGAAGAGCAGGTCGCCTCCCTGCTCTCCTACAACGTGGATGGCCTGATCCTCTCGGACAGCCAGCACACCGAGCGCACCCGCAAGATGATCGCCACCGCCGGCATCCCGGTGGTGGAGACCATGGACCTGCCCCAGGATCCCATCGACATGGTGGTCGGCATGGATCACCGGGCGGCCGCCCGGGCCATGGTAACAGAGATGCTGCGCCGGGGGCGGCGCAAGGTGGTCTATCTGGGGGCGCGGCTCGATGTGCGTACCCAGTTGCGGATGGAAGGCTATTACCAGGCGATGAATGAGGCTGGCCTCGAGGGGCGCCACCTGCTGACCGAGCAATCCTCCACCTTCACCCTGGGAGGCCAGTTGCTGGACCAGGCGTTGGTGCGCTATCCGGATCTGGACGGCCTGTTCTGCACCAACGATGACCTGGCGGTGGGGGCCCTGCTGCAGTGCCAGGCCAAGTGGATCCCCGTGCCTCAGCAGGTCGCCATCGCCGGCAGCAACGCCCTCGACATCGGCCATGCCATGACCCCCAAGCTCGCCAGCATCGTCACCCCGCGCCAGGAGATAGGCCGCGAGGCGGCCGCCATGCTGCTGGCCCGGCTGAGCGGCCAGCCCCACCCCGAGAACCGCCGGGACATGGGTTTCTCCCTCTATGAAGGGGAGAGCCTGGGTTAA
- a CDS encoding rhodanese-like domain-containing protein, with protein MQEYLDFATRNPLLTAAWLGLAGTLVYTTVRARLSPVKSVNNHAATLLINRENATVVDIRSQDEFAKGHLAGAHHLPLTQIQANNLGPVEKHKDAPIIVVCESGMTAGGAGRQLSKAGFKQVYTLSGGMAQWRAENLPVTKKR; from the coding sequence ATGCAAGAGTATTTGGATTTTGCGACCCGCAACCCGCTGCTGACCGCAGCCTGGTTGGGTCTGGCAGGCACTCTGGTTTACACCACGGTGCGTGCTCGTTTGTCTCCGGTGAAGTCGGTGAACAACCACGCGGCCACCCTGCTGATCAACCGTGAGAATGCCACCGTCGTGGATATTCGCAGTCAGGATGAGTTCGCCAAGGGTCATCTGGCCGGTGCTCACCACCTGCCCCTCACCCAGATCCAGGCCAACAATCTGGGCCCGGTTGAAAAGCACAAAGACGCCCCCATCATAGTGGTGTGCGAGTCGGGGATGACCGCTGGTGGTGCGGGTCGTCAACTGAGCAAGGCCGGCTTCAAGCAGGTTTATACCCTCAGCGGCGGCATGGCCCAATGGCGGGCAGAGAATCTGCCGGTGACCAAAAAGCGCTGA
- a CDS encoding peptidoglycan DD-metalloendopeptidase family protein: protein MRGCEVISTKTSRVGLLAGALFFCLLGGAGKAQAANQQLGAMQTEIKAQQKTIRLSKQELAKLNTQLKADEQAISTAAAKLDQTKLQLKQNQQKLVKLQQDKLELERQASHQKQLLARQAESAFQAGNHDYLKLLLNQQDPAKLSRALDYFDYLNKARIEAIEALRATRTKLAHNQQATQETESKLQSLLTEQQATHQSLLASQQSRATVRNQLQQSVQDDEQKLSKLVKAEKALKARLEELRRQQEEKERRERAERERLAKLKAEQERQRKLEAQRLAAEQKRIAEQQRLAAQQQKVGEQQRLAAEQRRVSAQQDRVAQQQAAARNSAKASNGYSGLKTNGSLRWPVQGPILISYGSPRTAELKWKGTLIGASEGTQVKAVAPGQVVYADWLDGFGMLLVIDHGRGYMSLYGHNQSLLRQVGQNVEQGEPVALVGDSGGQDRPGLYFEIRYQGEAINPTKWLARR from the coding sequence ATGCGGGGATGCGAAGTTATTTCAACCAAAACCAGTCGCGTCGGCCTGTTGGCCGGCGCGCTGTTTTTTTGCCTGCTCGGCGGCGCCGGCAAGGCGCAGGCTGCCAACCAGCAGCTCGGCGCCATGCAGACCGAAATCAAGGCGCAGCAGAAGACCATCCGGCTGAGCAAGCAGGAGCTGGCCAAACTCAATACCCAGCTCAAGGCGGATGAACAGGCCATCTCGACGGCCGCCGCCAAACTCGATCAGACCAAGCTGCAGCTGAAACAGAACCAGCAGAAGCTGGTGAAGCTGCAACAGGACAAACTGGAACTGGAGCGCCAGGCCAGCCACCAGAAGCAATTGCTGGCCAGACAGGCGGAGAGCGCCTTTCAGGCGGGCAACCACGACTACCTCAAGCTGCTGCTCAATCAGCAGGATCCGGCCAAACTGAGCCGCGCCCTCGACTATTTCGACTACCTCAACAAGGCCCGTATCGAGGCCATCGAAGCCCTGCGTGCGACCCGCACCAAGCTGGCCCACAACCAGCAGGCCACCCAGGAGACCGAGAGCAAGCTGCAGAGCCTGCTCACCGAGCAGCAAGCCACCCACCAGAGCCTGCTGGCCAGCCAGCAGAGCCGCGCCACCGTACGTAACCAGTTGCAGCAATCAGTGCAGGATGACGAGCAGAAGCTGAGCAAGCTGGTGAAGGCGGAGAAGGCCCTCAAGGCGCGACTGGAAGAGCTGCGCCGCCAACAGGAAGAGAAAGAGCGACGCGAGCGGGCGGAGCGGGAACGCCTCGCCAAGTTGAAGGCGGAGCAGGAGCGCCAGCGCAAGCTGGAGGCACAACGCCTGGCCGCCGAGCAGAAGCGGATCGCCGAGCAACAGCGTCTCGCGGCCCAGCAGCAGAAGGTGGGGGAGCAGCAGCGACTCGCCGCCGAGCAGCGCCGGGTCAGCGCACAGCAGGATCGGGTGGCGCAGCAGCAAGCCGCCGCCCGCAACAGCGCCAAGGCAAGCAATGGCTACAGCGGCCTCAAGACCAACGGCAGCCTGCGCTGGCCGGTGCAGGGCCCCATCCTCATCTCCTACGGCTCGCCGCGCACCGCCGAACTGAAATGGAAGGGCACCCTGATCGGCGCCAGTGAAGGTACCCAGGTCAAGGCGGTCGCCCCGGGTCAGGTGGTCTACGCAGACTGGCTGGACGGCTTCGGCATGCTGCTGGTGATCGATCACGGCCGCGGCTACATGAGCCTCTACGGTCACAATCAGTCGCTGCTGCGCCAGGTCGGCCAGAATGTGGAACAGGGGGAGCCCGTGGCCCTAGTGGGTGACAGCGGTGGTCAGGACAGGCCCGGCCTCTACTTCGAGATCCGCTATCAGGGTGAGGCCATCAACCCCACCAAGTGGCTCGCCAGACGCTAA
- the edd gene encoding phosphogluconate dehydratase: protein MIHPVIQAVTDRIRERSRTRRAAFQARIQRQAEQGKTRAALACGNLAHAVAASSCDEKGRILDMTRANVGIVTAYNDMLSAHQPYQGYPDQIKAVLAELGHSAQVAGGVPAMCDGVTQGQPGMDMSLFSRDLIAQATALSLSHNTFDATLLLGICDKIAPGQIMGALSHAHLPTAFVPAGPMASGISNDEKVKVRQQYAAGEVGRDALLQMECGAYHSAGTCTFYGTANTNQLVFEAMGLMLPGSAFVHPHSALRRALTAEAARRISAMIPGSPAYRPLIEVIDERALVNGLVALLASGGSTNHSIHMVALARAAGLELTWDDLSDLSDVVPLLVRMYPNGPADVNAFEQAGAVPGLMRRLAQDNLIHLDATPTFGEMQDYLSRPQLVDGKLVWQPVGESTDPSVLSPSGSVFQVTGGTKLLAGNLGRAVVKVSAVAPEYRVIEAPARVFSSQHAVEAAYKAGGLNQDAVIVVRHNGPAANGMPELHKLMPVLGNLQKAGHKVALVTDGRLSGASGKIPAAIHVTPEALHGGAIGLLRDGDLLRVDAETGTLDCLTDLSGRSQAEIDLTLEQEGWGRELFSVMRRAVSSAECGATIFD from the coding sequence ATGATCCATCCCGTGATCCAGGCGGTCACCGACCGTATCCGCGAGCGCAGCCGTACCCGCCGCGCCGCCTTCCAGGCCCGCATCCAACGCCAGGCCGAGCAGGGCAAGACCCGTGCCGCCCTGGCCTGCGGCAACCTTGCCCATGCCGTGGCGGCGTCCAGCTGCGACGAGAAGGGCCGCATCCTCGACATGACCCGGGCCAATGTCGGCATCGTCACCGCCTACAACGACATGCTGAGCGCCCATCAGCCCTATCAGGGCTATCCGGATCAGATCAAGGCGGTGCTGGCCGAGCTCGGCCACAGCGCCCAGGTGGCCGGCGGCGTGCCTGCCATGTGCGATGGCGTCACCCAGGGCCAGCCGGGAATGGACATGTCCCTGTTCTCCCGGGATCTCATCGCCCAGGCGACGGCACTGTCCCTCTCTCACAACACCTTCGATGCGACCCTGCTGCTCGGCATCTGCGACAAGATAGCCCCGGGCCAGATCATGGGGGCGCTCTCCCACGCCCACCTGCCCACCGCCTTCGTCCCCGCCGGCCCCATGGCCAGCGGCATCAGCAACGACGAGAAGGTCAAGGTGCGCCAGCAGTACGCCGCCGGCGAAGTGGGCCGTGATGCCCTGCTGCAGATGGAGTGCGGCGCCTACCACTCGGCCGGTACTTGTACCTTCTACGGCACCGCCAACACCAACCAGCTGGTGTTCGAGGCCATGGGCCTGATGCTGCCGGGCTCCGCCTTCGTGCATCCCCACAGCGCGCTGCGCCGTGCCCTGACCGCCGAGGCGGCCCGCCGCATCAGCGCCATGATCCCGGGCTCCCCGGCCTATCGCCCCCTGATCGAGGTGATTGACGAGCGCGCCCTGGTGAACGGCCTGGTGGCCCTGCTCGCCTCCGGTGGCAGCACCAACCACAGTATCCACATGGTGGCGCTGGCCCGCGCCGCGGGGCTGGAACTGACCTGGGACGATCTCAGCGATCTCTCCGACGTGGTGCCGCTGCTGGTACGCATGTACCCGAACGGCCCGGCGGACGTGAACGCCTTCGAGCAGGCCGGCGCCGTGCCGGGACTGATGCGCCGGTTGGCGCAAGACAACCTGATCCACCTGGATGCCACCCCGACCTTCGGCGAGATGCAGGACTATCTCAGTCGCCCGCAGCTGGTGGATGGCAAGCTGGTGTGGCAACCGGTGGGCGAGAGTACGGATCCGAGTGTCCTCTCTCCTTCCGGCTCAGTGTTCCAGGTCACCGGTGGCACCAAGCTGCTGGCGGGTAACCTGGGCCGCGCCGTGGTCAAGGTCTCTGCGGTGGCGCCGGAATATCGCGTCATCGAGGCCCCGGCCCGGGTCTTCTCCTCCCAGCACGCGGTGGAAGCGGCCTACAAGGCTGGCGGGCTCAATCAGGATGCGGTCATCGTGGTGCGCCACAACGGCCCGGCCGCCAACGGCATGCCGGAGCTGCACAAGCTGATGCCGGTGCTCGGCAACCTGCAAAAGGCGGGTCACAAGGTGGCGCTGGTCACCGATGGCCGCCTGTCCGGGGCTTCCGGCAAGATCCCGGCCGCCATCCACGTCACTCCGGAGGCGCTGCATGGCGGGGCCATCGGCCTGCTGCGTGATGGCGACCTGCTGCGGGTGGATGCCGAAACCGGTACTCTGGATTGCCTGACCGACCTGAGTGGTCGCAGCCAGGCCGAGATTGACCTGACCCTGGAGCAAGAGGGCTGGGGTCGTGAACTGTTCAGCGTGATGCGTCGCGCGGTATCGAGCGCCGAGTGTGGCGCCACCATCTTTGACTGA